The following proteins come from a genomic window of Drosophila sulfurigaster albostrigata strain 15112-1811.04 chromosome X, ASM2355843v2, whole genome shotgun sequence:
- the LOC133847147 gene encoding ADP,ATP carrier protein — protein sequence MGKDFDAMGFVKDFAAGGISAAVSKTAVAPIERVKLLLQVQHISKQITPDQQYKGMVDCFIRIPKEQGFASYWRGNLANVIRYFPTQALNFAFKDKYKQVFLGGVDKNTQFWRYFMGNLASGGAAGATSLCFVYPLDFARTRLAADTGKGGAREFTGLGNCLTKIFKSDGLVGLYRGFGVSVQGIIIYRAAYFGFYDTARGMLPDPKNTPIYISWAIAQAVTTVAGIVSYPFDTVRRRMMMQSGRKSTEIIYKNTLHCWATIAKQEGSGAFFKGAFSNILRGTGGAFVLVLYDEIKKFL from the exons ATGGGCAAGGATTTTGATGCTATGGGATTCGTCAAGGACTTCGCTGCCGGAGGCATCTCCGCAGCCGTCTCAAAGACTGCCGTCGCTCCCATCGAGCGTGTGAAACTGCTCCTGCAGGTTCAGCACATCTCGAAACAAATCACCCCCGATCAGCAATACAAGGGTATGGTTGATTGCTTTATCCGCATTCCAAAGGAACAAGGTTTTGCTTCATACTGGCGCGGTAACTTGGCCAACGTTATTAGATATTTCCCAACTCAGGCTCTGAACTTTGCCTTCAAGGACAAGTACAAGCAG GTCTTCTTGGGTGGTGTTGACAAGAACACCCAGTTCTGGCGTTACTTCATGGGTAACTTGGCCTCCGGCGGTGCTGCTGGTGCCACTTCTCTGTGCTTCGTCTACCCATTGGACTTTGCTCGTACTCG CTTGGCTGCTGATACCGGCAAGGGCGGTGCTCGCGAATTCACCGGTCTGGGCAACTGCTTGACCAAGATCTTCAAGAGCGACGGCCTCGTTGGCTTGTACCGCGGCTTCGGTGTGTCTGTGCAGGGTATCATCATCTACCGTGCTGCATACTTTGGCTTCTACGATACCGCTCGCGGCATGTTGCCCGACCCCAAGAACACACCCATCTACATCAGCTGGGCGATCGCTCAGGCTGTGACAACCGTTGCCGGTATTGTGTCGTATCCATTCGATACTGTCCGTCGTCGCATGATGATGCAGTCTGGCCGCAAATCGACCGAAATCATCTACAAGAACACACTGCACTGCTGGGCCACCATTGCCAAGCAGGAAGGCAGCGGTGCCTTCTTCAAGGGCGCCTTCTCCAACATTCTCAGAGGCACTGGCGGTGCTTTCGTGCTTGTGTTGTACGATGAGATCAAGAAGTtcttgtaa
- the LOC133847144 gene encoding ADP,ATP carrier protein — protein MGDEGGGGSGGGDLKSFLIDFLAGGVSAAIAKTAVAPIERVKLILQVQEVSKQISEDKRYKGIVDCFVRIPREQGFASLWRGNLANVIRYFPTQALNFAFKDVYKSVFLGGVDKKKQFWRHFMGNLASGGAAGATSLCFVYPLDFARTRLAADVGKGGQREFTGLIDCLKKVVKSDGPIGLYRGFIVSVQGIIIYRAAYFGFYDTCRDHLPNPKSTPFYVSWAIAQVVTTVAGIASYPFDTVRRRMMMQSGLKKSEMIYKNTAHCWMLIAKQEGIAAFFKGAFSNIIRGTGGALVLAIYDELKKYI, from the exons ATGGGTGATGAAGGTGGCGGTGGAAGCGGAGGCGGTGACCTGAAGTCCTTCCTCATTGACTTCTTGGCCGGCGGTGTCTCGGCTGCCATTGCCAAGACAGCTGTAGCGCCCATCGAGCGAGTGAAGCTCATACTCCAGGTGCAGGAGGTGTCCAAGCAAATCTCGGAAGACAAACGCTACAAGGGAATCGTCGATTGCTTTGTCCGCATACCGAGGGAGCAGGGATTCGCATCGCTGTGGCGCGGCAATTTGGCCAATGTGATTCGTTACTTTCCCACTCAGGCGTTGAACTTTGCCTTCAAGGATGTGTACAAGTCG GTCTTCCTTGGCGGCGTGGACAAGAAGAAACAGTTCTGGCGTCACTTCATGGGCAACCTGGCATCTGGAGGCGCAGCTGGCGCCACATCCTTATGCTTTGTCTATCCACTTGACTTTGCGCGTACCCG CTTGGCCGCCGATGTCGGCAAGGGCGGACAGCGAGAGTTCACGGGCTTGATCGATTGCCTGAAGAAGGTGGTGAAATCGGATGGGCCCATTGGTCTATATCGTGGCTTTATCGTCTCGGTGCAGGGCATCATTATCTATCGGGCCGCATACTTTGGCTTCTACGACACCTGTCGCGATCACCTGCCGAATCCAAAGAGCACGCCCTTCTATGTCAGCTGGGCCATTGCCCAGGTGGTCACCACGGTGGCGGGTATTGCATCGTATCCCTTTGATACGGTGCGTCGTCGCATGATGATGCAGTCGGGTCTGAAGAAATCCGAGATGATCTACAAGAATACCGCTCACTGTTGGATGCTCATTGCCAAGCAGGAGGGAATTGCTGCCTTCTTTAAGGGCGCCTTCTCCAACATTATTCGCGGCACCGGCGGCGCTTTGGTTCTTGCCATCTACGATGAGCTCAAGAAATACATCtaa
- the LOC133849563 gene encoding CKLF-like MARVEL transmembrane domain-containing protein 4, with protein MVETVVNIERTTTTTTGPPGGVNPSGGDNGGFWGAIRLNLDYYRTIPGILKIAQLVLGIICMALASPSMSSATNFFLTVVVLSFIVTILLIAAYFLGIREALNVNVNWIFSELIATAVITLLYFIAFIVQLAKWGESIQIGHGSNTAAGVFGLFNFLAYAGGLYFLFLAHRSGATH; from the exons ATGGTCGAGACGGTCGTTAATATTGagcgcacaacaacaacaacaacggggCCACCTGGCGGCGTGAATCCCTCTGGAGGCGATAATGGCGGCTTTTGGGGCGCGATTCGCCTCAATTTGGACTATTACAGAACAATACCCGGCATTCTCAAGATTGCCCAATTG GTACTTGGCATCATTTGCATGGCGCTTGCCTCACCGTCCATGTCATCCGCAACAAACTTCTTCCTGACCGTTGTCGTGCTCTCGTTTATCGTCACCATCCTCTTGATCGCCGCCTATTTCTTGGGCATTCGCGAGGCTCTTAATGTCAACGTCAACTGGATATTCTCG GAACTGATAGCCACCGCTGTAATTACGTTGCTGTACTTTATAGCATTCATTGTGCAGTTGGCCAAATGGGGAGAGTCAATTCAGATTGGACACGGCTCTAATACGGCAGCTGGCGTCTTTGGACTGTTCAACTTCTTGGCCTATGCGGGAGGCTTGTACTTCTTATTCCTGGCGCATCGATCGGGAGCCACGCACTAA